Proteins from a single region of Coleofasciculus sp. FACHB-1120:
- a CDS encoding glycosyltransferase family 1 protein — protein MLSPLLVNLSFIFSKPTGISTYAVNLFPHLQSLNPTLLTAQTFPNYRCYPVSPNLTPAQGSKGHFFRLLWTQRRLPEIYKKLNSSLIFSPVPEAPLYTDCRSVVMVHDLIPLRFPKRFSPLTPYFRYYIPQVLAQAEHIICNSSATAQDIIDFFGIPEDRITPIHLAYDANHFRFLDILTRNYFLYIGRHDPYKNIARLIDAFATLPSCCDNELWIAGSGDKRYTPVLMAQAEQLGIKNQVKFLDYVPYEELPTLINQAIALVFPSLWEGFGLPVLEAMACGTPVITSNLSSLPEVAGDAALLVNPYNVGEIAEAMQAVATDSGLRSRLRQASLARASQFSWTKTGQATAQVLQRYL, from the coding sequence TTGTTGTCTCCACTGCTAGTCAATCTTTCCTTCATTTTTTCCAAACCTACTGGCATCAGCACCTATGCCGTCAATCTTTTTCCGCATCTCCAGTCTCTCAATCCGACCTTGCTGACAGCCCAAACTTTTCCCAACTATCGCTGCTACCCAGTTTCGCCTAATCTAACCCCTGCACAAGGGTCAAAAGGACATTTTTTCCGCCTGCTGTGGACGCAGCGGCGGTTGCCCGAAATTTACAAAAAATTGAATTCTAGTTTAATATTTTCCCCAGTTCCAGAAGCGCCGTTATATACGGATTGCCGTTCGGTGGTAATGGTTCACGACCTCATCCCGCTGCGGTTTCCCAAACGTTTTTCTCCCCTAACGCCCTACTTCCGCTACTACATTCCCCAAGTTTTAGCGCAAGCTGAGCATATTATCTGTAACTCTAGCGCCACTGCTCAGGATATTATTGACTTCTTCGGCATCCCAGAAGACAGAATTACGCCAATTCATTTGGCTTATGACGCGAATCATTTTCGCTTCCTAGATATTCTTACCCGCAATTATTTCCTCTACATCGGTCGTCACGATCCCTACAAAAATATTGCTCGCTTGATTGACGCTTTCGCTACTTTACCGAGTTGTTGTGACAATGAACTATGGATAGCTGGATCTGGCGATAAACGTTATACGCCTGTGTTGATGGCGCAAGCGGAACAGCTAGGTATAAAGAATCAAGTAAAATTTTTAGATTACGTTCCTTACGAGGAATTGCCGACGCTAATTAATCAAGCGATCGCTCTCGTCTTCCCTAGCCTCTGGGAGGGCTTTGGGCTGCCCGTTTTAGAAGCAATGGCGTGCGGCACCCCTGTAATTACTTCCAATCTCTCCTCGCTGCCAGAAGTCGCGGGTGACGCTGCCCTTTTAGTCAATCCCTACAACGTGGGGGAAATTGCCGAAGCCATGCAAGCAGTAGCCACGGATTCAGGGTTGC
- a CDS encoding glycosyltransferase family 2 protein, with product MKISIITVCKNSEKSIEKTIQSVIYQTYKDIEYIVIDGNSKDKTKEIIARYDSSITKIISEPDNGLYEAMNKGIHLATGCFINFLNSDDYLYDTHVVSDVVDFISAHPNCEFLYGDTHLRPNPLLHKETSVWKSPLPNDIPEAMIYGALFLQGAIFFNACLFTKLGLFNENYRISADYEWFARLIEHKEINVFYYPRTIFSYYQGGLSGDIKATLSEMFKIQNQIPLFQTDYWVRKRISKLQEGIIELQEFIHVIQKLSEERRVLISAMESQITAIEIKNAELEGKIAGMEASKFWKLRNAWFKLRNAWFKKKN from the coding sequence ATGAAAATCTCGATTATTACAGTCTGCAAAAACTCTGAAAAATCGATAGAAAAAACTATTCAAAGTGTAATATATCAAACTTATAAAGATATTGAATATATTGTTATTGATGGCAATTCTAAAGATAAAACTAAAGAAATCATTGCTCGTTATGATAGCAGCATTACAAAAATTATCAGCGAACCTGATAATGGATTGTATGAAGCTATGAATAAAGGAATCCATTTAGCCACAGGTTGTTTTATAAACTTTCTAAATTCAGATGATTATTTATATGATACCCATGTAGTTAGTGATGTAGTAGATTTTATCTCAGCACATCCTAACTGTGAATTTCTTTATGGGGATACACATCTCCGACCTAATCCTCTATTACATAAAGAGACAAGCGTTTGGAAGTCTCCACTTCCAAACGATATTCCTGAAGCAATGATATACGGCGCTTTATTTCTTCAAGGGGCTATTTTTTTTAATGCATGTTTGTTTACCAAATTAGGCTTGTTTAACGAAAATTACAGGATTTCAGCAGATTATGAATGGTTTGCTAGGCTTATAGAGCATAAAGAAATAAATGTATTTTACTATCCTAGAACCATTTTCTCTTATTATCAAGGAGGGTTATCTGGCGATATAAAAGCAACGCTTAGTGAAATGTTTAAGATTCAAAATCAAATTCCATTATTTCAAACCGATTATTGGGTTAGAAAGAGAATATCAAAATTACAAGAGGGGATTATAGAATTACAAGAATTTATTCATGTAATTCAAAAACTTTCTGAGGAACGGAGGGTCTTAATTTCTGCGATGGAAAGCCAGATTACAGCAATAGAAATAAAAAATGCTGAATTAGAAGGTAAAATAGCAGGAATGGAAGCTAGCAAATTCTGGAAGTTAAGAAATGCATGGTTCAAACTAAGAAATGCATGGTTCAAGAAAAAAAATTAA
- a CDS encoding class I SAM-dependent methyltransferase — MTREELDLGNYIHRTGAVNTSNQREPFEDSPVIPLFSEEKLEEAVVTLRKILEKDDSPQTKESLKGEIATRIQSFCPHWFQRIDYPHHKITSTSNHNWAFIDEGGVNTLGKRLTGQEASILRPWPKWFYIKDILPNVVGKSVLELGSSNGFFSFRFAELGASHVTGVEIIQRQYESAVWSADILGHKNVSFVNTDALLDLTVPQHDIVFLSEVHNHFLFPFFGLLRVINLAKEMVIFDTGAVDINEHRLDLHSGWKSQSGNLIYHSFQMTDGLIMDFLNLVGIPPYKVKRYKAPSDHYHILYAIDTTEVEQNRQQLSYPEYLKQTIELKFKTPTNLR, encoded by the coding sequence ATGACTAGAGAAGAGTTAGACCTTGGGAATTACATCCATCGTACTGGAGCAGTTAATACAAGTAACCAAAGGGAACCTTTTGAAGATAGTCCAGTAATACCTCTATTCTCCGAAGAGAAATTAGAAGAGGCTGTAGTAACCCTTAGGAAAATCCTGGAAAAAGATGATTCTCCTCAAACCAAGGAGTCTCTAAAAGGAGAAATAGCAACGCGCATTCAATCTTTTTGTCCTCATTGGTTTCAAAGAATCGATTATCCACATCACAAAATAACGTCTACTTCTAATCATAATTGGGCTTTCATAGATGAAGGGGGTGTTAATACTCTAGGAAAAAGACTCACTGGTCAGGAAGCTTCTATTTTGCGTCCTTGGCCTAAGTGGTTCTACATCAAAGATATATTGCCCAATGTTGTCGGAAAATCGGTACTAGAACTAGGTAGCTCAAATGGATTTTTTAGTTTTCGATTTGCTGAGCTGGGTGCATCTCACGTAACCGGAGTAGAAATTATTCAGCGTCAGTATGAAAGTGCCGTATGGTCAGCCGATATACTGGGACATAAAAACGTTTCATTCGTTAATACGGATGCTTTACTAGACTTGACTGTTCCCCAGCACGATATTGTTTTTTTATCAGAAGTACATAACCATTTTTTGTTTCCCTTTTTCGGATTGCTCCGAGTTATTAACTTAGCCAAAGAAATGGTCATTTTTGATACAGGTGCTGTAGACATCAACGAGCATCGTTTGGATCTCCACTCGGGTTGGAAAAGCCAAAGTGGTAACCTGATTTATCACAGCTTTCAGATGACAGATGGGCTGATAATGGATTTTCTCAATTTGGTAGGAATACCTCCTTACAAAGTCAAACGCTATAAAGCTCCATCTGATCATTATCATATTCTTTACGCAATTGACACGACAGAGGTCGAACAGAATCGTCAACAACTTAGCTATCCAGAATATCTCAAACAAACAATTGAATTAAAATTTAAAACGCCTACAAACCTCCGATAA
- a CDS encoding glycosyltransferase, whose amino-acid sequence MFFIVSTGRSGTTTIAETLSIVNGCVCLHEPPPELIGESSAYRYGVIKAEEIKKILLETRNSTINNSIYCESNQTLSLIIPVLVEAFPEAQYIWLIRNGLDVVASTYQKQWYTGHSENHDHYEECSLIEQAWIDGRIEGDRCGDMSPDEWSKLDRFGRCCWYWSYVNRIIEADLNEHAAERFRILHLEEINLKLPEIIDWMGLKTPVIPQAKRHNVAKREPYHWTIWTGQERATFDYWCGSLMDRFYPTWRTTKEEWKGIEYFDSSGVHSFPSLKENSLKISVYITSYNQKKYLIEAIESVLAQTLPPSQVIIVDDCSSDGSQEVIAAYASRYPELITPIYHTCNQGIAQTRIDALQAVTGDYVTYVDGDDRYLPTKLEKEAKLLQQNPNAQIAFSNNYYMTVDGIHFGVWAEGEVPPHGEVFCQTFAREFPKRNLFRMELIPYAALKKIGFHDPKLKLYEDFDIRIRLSKQYRTIYSNELLSESRIHNKGLSSSDAAQHLASVQYVYRKNKPLLKDINVKKRREVQQKLEEWIADIAKRAAEEAIEDIQGKRRSRKQALKCYFQFLQYKPNKFDYKFILKIILPKWMYKR is encoded by the coding sequence ATGTTTTTTATAGTGAGTACAGGTAGATCTGGAACAACAACAATTGCTGAAACTCTGTCTATAGTTAATGGATGCGTATGTCTACATGAACCACCTCCAGAGTTAATTGGAGAATCATCTGCCTATCGTTATGGAGTTATCAAGGCCGAAGAAATAAAAAAGATTTTATTGGAGACTCGTAATTCTACAATTAATAACTCTATATATTGTGAATCGAATCAAACCTTATCTCTAATTATTCCAGTTTTAGTAGAAGCATTTCCTGAAGCCCAATATATATGGTTAATTCGTAATGGATTAGATGTAGTGGCATCAACATATCAAAAGCAATGGTATACTGGTCACTCAGAAAATCACGACCATTATGAGGAATGCTCACTAATTGAGCAAGCTTGGATAGACGGTCGAATTGAAGGTGATCGCTGTGGCGATATGAGTCCTGATGAATGGAGCAAACTGGATCGTTTTGGACGTTGCTGTTGGTATTGGAGCTATGTTAATCGGATTATTGAAGCTGACCTAAATGAACACGCTGCTGAGCGTTTTAGAATATTACATTTAGAAGAAATTAACTTAAAGTTGCCCGAAATCATCGACTGGATGGGTTTAAAAACTCCTGTTATTCCACAAGCTAAACGTCATAATGTAGCTAAACGTGAGCCTTATCACTGGACTATATGGACTGGGCAAGAACGAGCAACGTTTGATTATTGGTGTGGAAGCTTAATGGATCGCTTTTATCCAACTTGGCGAACAACTAAAGAAGAGTGGAAAGGGATAGAGTATTTCGATAGTAGTGGGGTACATAGCTTTCCTAGTTTGAAGGAAAACTCTTTAAAAATATCAGTTTATATTACATCCTATAATCAAAAGAAGTATTTAATTGAGGCAATTGAAAGTGTTTTGGCTCAAACTTTGCCTCCAAGTCAGGTTATTATTGTTGATGATTGCTCTAGTGATGGTTCTCAAGAAGTGATTGCTGCTTACGCTTCTCGTTATCCTGAGCTAATAACACCAATTTATCATACTTGCAATCAAGGCATAGCGCAGACTCGGATAGATGCCCTACAAGCAGTAACGGGAGACTATGTTACTTACGTCGATGGTGACGACAGATATCTCCCTACTAAACTTGAAAAAGAAGCGAAGTTGCTTCAACAAAATCCAAATGCACAAATCGCTTTTTCAAACAACTACTATATGACAGTAGATGGCATTCATTTTGGGGTTTGGGCGGAAGGAGAGGTGCCTCCCCACGGTGAGGTTTTTTGCCAGACTTTTGCTAGGGAATTCCCAAAACGCAATCTTTTTCGTATGGAATTAATACCATACGCAGCCTTGAAGAAAATCGGATTTCACGATCCAAAGCTAAAATTATATGAAGATTTTGATATACGCATTCGTTTATCAAAACAATATCGAACAATTTACTCCAACGAGCTATTAAGCGAGTCACGCATTCATAATAAGGGGCTTTCTAGTTCAGATGCAGCCCAGCATTTAGCATCTGTACAATATGTTTATCGCAAAAATAAACCTCTTTTGAAGGATATTAATGTTAAAAAAAGAAGAGAGGTTCAACAAAAATTAGAAGAGTGGATAGCTGACATCGCTAAACGTGCAGCCGAGGAAGCTATAGAAGACATTCAAGGTAAAAGAAGAAGTAGAAAGCAGGCTTTAAAATGCTATTTTCAATTTCTACAATACAAACCAAATAAATTTGATTACAAATTTATTCTTAAAATAATTTTGCCCAAATGGATGTATAAACGGTAG
- a CDS encoding glycosyltransferase family 2 protein produces MLTTTTFPIIYAFARSGGTLINRCLGCIPGNIVLSEVNPHASVVPIEVQARDWFKLLSPTDFPGFAKKSYAEKIQWLATSVQQQGSHLIIRDWVTLNFLAKASNDIYVPSVFLEQELYLSHYGFSYRPIVLTRRSADVYESITRTFEQFRNLSVQEFGTYYLAYAQAVSMYPVFHYEIFCQEPEKELKQICDTLGINYNDSFTTEFSKFEYCTGDNTLLTSSRGNKLEKITVMKSNHECEAYLAASLDANCQQADKLLGYENMEVEQKVDALWKIIEFRDKSLSQATDLRHQIEEQWQQTQSQLEQTQSQLEQTQSQLEQTQSQLEQTQTDLGNFQSQWHQSQVDIEYRGQELQRLDVALAQEKSTVQELQDKNSTLEVSLAEQKHLVSHLKEQLHSLNVVRSRLIDELYQSNNYLKYTIEQLQASNNHLHNTVHGLQASNNHLLEELAFLTTNKAAIRKLIKTFLNKTGLYNFIYRNYNLFVPVYNLLFRDRWKPSTIFRSNASISIPPSSEVQTSGQEGQEIVNANIEIDSPSIEAFINARSLGEDVNLETSEFLSSCLAEINKVLCINPSKDNLHFLNLLSKTNTKVTCINSKSYQNNFLAYGFETLPIELSEWMIATDRINFGDYDCLLLNTKIPEETLLLLKGRLSPKNKVMFFGVTSNERLLKQGWDSPERILKDLLFYKTPPQTWLDAFWQKSTDDPLLQWPWNYSVPQVPSTLPSGKPWPKISVVTVSLNQGAYLEETLRSVLLQGYPNLEYIVIDGGSSDNTPTILERYRCELAYCVSEPDRGQSHALNKGFSHATGNILAWLNSDDRYLPGTLFRVAMAFDTYTTDLVAGGCLLTLGNNQRPFKTHHNVMPVGKVVSLPLERLLDIDGSWQKADFFYQPEVFFTREIWERSGAQVDESLFYSMDYELWVRMAYHGANIVHIPDSLSLFRRHEQQKTYGDNLPFIDELKEFNAKFKQNLAKVKKYD; encoded by the coding sequence ATGCTAACAACTACAACTTTCCCCATAATATATGCTTTTGCTCGCTCTGGCGGCACCTTAATCAACCGTTGTTTGGGCTGTATACCAGGTAACATTGTTCTCTCAGAAGTGAATCCTCATGCCTCAGTTGTCCCCATTGAAGTTCAGGCACGAGACTGGTTCAAGTTGCTGTCACCTACAGATTTTCCTGGGTTTGCTAAGAAAAGCTATGCAGAAAAAATACAGTGGCTAGCAACATCTGTGCAACAGCAGGGCAGCCATTTAATTATTCGAGATTGGGTAACTTTGAACTTTTTGGCTAAGGCCAGCAATGACATATACGTTCCTAGCGTATTTTTAGAGCAAGAACTGTATCTCTCACATTATGGTTTTAGCTATCGTCCTATAGTGTTAACACGTCGTTCTGCTGATGTTTATGAATCTATAACACGCACCTTTGAACAGTTCCGAAACTTATCCGTTCAAGAATTTGGGACTTATTACTTAGCTTATGCACAAGCAGTATCGATGTATCCAGTCTTTCACTACGAAATTTTTTGCCAAGAACCGGAAAAAGAGCTGAAACAAATATGTGATACTCTTGGTATTAACTATAATGATTCTTTTACTACCGAATTTAGTAAATTTGAGTATTGCACGGGAGATAACACTCTTCTCACTTCTAGTAGAGGAAATAAACTGGAGAAGATAACTGTCATGAAAAGCAACCATGAGTGTGAAGCCTATCTTGCAGCTAGTTTAGATGCAAACTGCCAGCAAGCAGATAAGTTATTAGGTTATGAAAATATGGAAGTTGAACAAAAAGTCGATGCTCTTTGGAAAATCATTGAGTTCCGTGACAAATCGCTTAGCCAAGCAACTGATTTACGGCACCAGATTGAGGAACAATGGCAGCAGACTCAATCACAACTGGAACAGACTCAATCACAACTGGAACAGACTCAATCACAACTGGAACAGACTCAATCACAACTGGAACAGACTCAGACAGATTTAGGGAATTTTCAATCTCAGTGGCACCAATCTCAAGTAGATATAGAGTACCGTGGTCAGGAGCTACAACGTTTAGACGTAGCTTTAGCACAGGAAAAGTCTACTGTACAAGAGTTACAGGATAAAAACTCTACTTTAGAAGTATCCTTAGCCGAGCAAAAGCACTTAGTTAGTCACCTAAAAGAACAGCTGCACTCACTTAATGTGGTGCGTTCGCGCCTAATCGATGAACTATATCAGTCGAACAACTACTTAAAATATACAATTGAGCAGCTACAAGCTTCTAACAACCACTTACATAATACAGTTCATGGATTGCAAGCTTCTAACAACCACTTACTAGAAGAACTTGCTTTTCTAACAACTAATAAAGCAGCTATTAGGAAACTGATTAAAACATTCTTGAATAAAACTGGTCTATATAATTTTATTTACCGAAATTATAACTTATTTGTTCCTGTTTATAACCTGTTATTCCGCGATCGCTGGAAGCCATCTACAATTTTTCGTTCCAACGCTTCAATCAGTATTCCTCCCTCTTCCGAAGTTCAAACTTCCGGACAAGAGGGACAAGAGATAGTGAATGCTAACATTGAGATTGACTCACCCAGTATTGAAGCTTTTATAAATGCCAGGAGTCTTGGAGAAGATGTTAATTTAGAGACATCTGAGTTTTTATCTAGCTGCTTAGCGGAAATTAATAAAGTTCTTTGTATCAATCCATCAAAAGATAATTTACATTTTCTAAATCTACTTTCAAAAACCAATACGAAGGTAACGTGTATAAATTCTAAAAGTTATCAAAACAATTTTCTCGCCTATGGTTTTGAAACCCTTCCTATAGAACTAAGTGAGTGGATGATTGCAACAGACAGAATAAATTTTGGTGATTATGACTGCTTGTTGCTAAATACAAAGATTCCAGAAGAAACTCTCCTGCTGCTGAAAGGCCGTTTGTCGCCCAAAAATAAAGTTATGTTTTTTGGTGTTACTTCAAACGAGCGCTTACTTAAACAGGGATGGGATTCTCCAGAGAGGATACTTAAAGATTTACTATTTTATAAAACTCCGCCTCAAACTTGGTTAGATGCATTTTGGCAAAAATCAACAGATGATCCACTGTTACAGTGGCCGTGGAATTACTCTGTCCCTCAAGTTCCTTCAACCTTGCCGTCTGGAAAACCTTGGCCCAAAATATCCGTTGTTACAGTCAGCCTCAATCAAGGAGCTTATCTGGAAGAAACCTTGCGCTCTGTACTTTTGCAAGGATATCCCAACCTTGAATACATAGTGATTGATGGTGGATCTAGCGATAACACTCCGACTATTCTAGAGCGATACCGTTGTGAACTAGCTTATTGTGTAAGCGAACCCGATCGAGGGCAATCTCATGCTCTTAATAAAGGTTTTAGTCATGCCACTGGTAATATCTTGGCATGGCTTAATAGTGATGATCGATATTTACCGGGGACGCTTTTCCGAGTAGCTATGGCTTTTGACACCTATACTACAGACCTAGTAGCTGGAGGCTGTCTGCTTACTCTAGGAAATAACCAAAGACCCTTCAAAACGCATCATAACGTTATGCCAGTTGGCAAGGTAGTTTCTCTGCCTCTTGAGCGACTACTAGACATTGATGGTTCTTGGCAAAAAGCAGACTTTTTCTATCAACCAGAAGTTTTTTTTACACGAGAAATTTGGGAACGCTCCGGGGCCCAAGTTGATGAAAGCCTGTTTTACAGCATGGACTATGAACTTTGGGTGCGAATGGCCTATCATGGAGCTAATATAGTTCACATTCCAGATTCCCTATCACTTTTTAGACGCCACGAGCAGCAGAAAACATATGGTGATAATCTACCTTTTATAGATGAGCTAAAAGAATTCAATGCTAAATTTAAACAAAATCTTGCAAAAGTAAAAAAATATGACTAG
- a CDS encoding glycosyltransferase family 1 protein, giving the protein MRIFIDCTHTANHTYKNTGIHRVVRQLTLELTKLSLTNANIKAIPVKFDGNFISKVTSLYPENETQASKSNLVSNPVITKIINKFNLFVYKANNKIRKASFFKYLFYKPSITTLKESDAFEGVKLSPEDVYLIVDSNWDLPNSYYNFLKRLKNHGVTIVLVCYDLIPLKFPEFCSKDFCKAFSEFFIQYSSLVDRVIGISRQSAKDYLEAKEKGILPNTNPNQVVTSFRLGCDSIKSQEFQVTDDNGSEDTEFKSVLNEQYILVVGSLVPHKNIKTIVAAFDLLGDSNENVHLVFAGNRGWDLETDRLIELNKKYGRFMHIFGSITDSQLQLLYENCYCLVQASFYEGFGLPVVEALQHYKPVIASTGGSLPEVGGDFCIYFDPNQPQELYKALTHLLSSDAYYNQLVNRLKTEYKPFSWQESAQELLSNLYK; this is encoded by the coding sequence ATGAGAATTTTTATAGACTGCACCCATACAGCTAATCATACATACAAGAATACAGGTATCCATCGAGTAGTTCGCCAGCTTACATTAGAGTTAACCAAGCTCAGTTTGACTAACGCTAATATAAAAGCAATTCCAGTTAAATTTGATGGAAACTTTATTAGTAAAGTCACTTCTCTATACCCGGAGAATGAAACCCAGGCTAGTAAAAGCAATCTAGTTAGTAACCCAGTTATTACTAAAATAATTAATAAATTTAACTTGTTTGTTTACAAAGCTAATAATAAAATTAGAAAAGCGTCGTTTTTTAAATATTTGTTTTATAAACCTTCAATTACTACATTGAAAGAATCTGATGCCTTTGAAGGAGTTAAGCTTTCACCAGAAGATGTTTACTTAATTGTTGATTCAAATTGGGATTTACCTAATTCGTACTACAACTTTTTAAAAAGATTGAAAAATCACGGTGTAACTATTGTGTTAGTATGTTACGATTTAATCCCGCTAAAATTTCCAGAATTTTGCTCGAAGGATTTTTGTAAAGCTTTCTCTGAGTTTTTTATTCAGTATTCTTCCTTAGTCGATAGAGTTATAGGGATATCCAGACAAAGTGCTAAAGATTACCTTGAGGCAAAGGAAAAAGGCATATTGCCGAATACAAATCCTAATCAAGTAGTAACAAGTTTTCGTCTAGGATGCGATTCTATTAAATCTCAAGAATTCCAAGTTACTGATGATAACGGTAGTGAGGATACAGAATTTAAGTCTGTTTTGAATGAGCAATATATTTTGGTAGTAGGTAGCTTAGTTCCTCATAAAAATATTAAAACTATCGTTGCAGCTTTTGACTTATTAGGAGACTCAAATGAAAACGTTCATTTAGTCTTTGCAGGAAATCGGGGATGGGATCTAGAGACAGACAGGCTAATTGAATTAAATAAGAAGTATGGAAGGTTCATGCACATATTCGGTTCAATTACTGATTCTCAGCTACAACTTCTATATGAAAACTGCTACTGCCTAGTTCAAGCATCCTTCTATGAAGGATTTGGATTACCAGTTGTAGAAGCATTACAACACTACAAACCTGTAATTGCAAGCACTGGTGGCTCTCTACCGGAGGTAGGGGGAGACTTCTGTATTTACTTCGATCCTAATCAACCACAAGAACTGTATAAAGCCTTAACACATCTGCTTAGCTCAGACGCATATTATAATCAGTTAGTAAATCGACTTAAGACGGAATATAAGCCTTTCTCTTGGCAAGAATCGGCTCAAGAATTACTATCTAATTTATATAAGTAA
- a CDS encoding glycosyltransferase — translation MMSLQSIRNKLSSGQSLRILFINDLGFQYGAGLALLRQIQSFLLMGHDVAALCWTPGAEEENVPFIPAKATGSWLGMSGLPYLHSHYGVSQSSIIDSIVLEASLRYPDVIILGNLHGAGWSLKLLPALQSLGCVAIAFLHDFYLITGRCAYPGECHRYEIGCNDSCPTWDQYPSLAPDKIFDEWVLRREIFCGSQGVPLAANSQWTLKMARQALTGLHYADCVYYGLDEQLFRKIDKSLARQLLGIPQDCFVILGGAVNMSDYRKGGHIFCEIVSQLQQKAHFVVFGAESHQIKGVQGTGLLRDYRKMVLVYSAADIFVGTSLEEAFGQTFCEAAACSLPVVAFNIGGIPEIARHDVNARLANEISAQALLNEIDFFMKSPAKCQEFGRAGRAIVEQEFTLKAQGERWIDYLKRVVQFEKTDVLGVAAKEPSKQGIFC, via the coding sequence ATGATGAGCCTACAGAGTATTAGAAATAAACTTTCGAGTGGTCAGAGTTTGCGTATACTATTCATTAATGATTTAGGTTTTCAGTATGGAGCGGGGTTGGCTCTCTTACGTCAAATTCAATCGTTTCTTCTAATGGGTCATGATGTTGCAGCTCTCTGCTGGACACCTGGTGCTGAAGAAGAAAATGTGCCTTTTATCCCAGCTAAAGCAACTGGTTCTTGGCTAGGCATGAGTGGTTTACCTTACCTACACTCCCATTACGGTGTAAGTCAGTCATCTATTATCGATAGTATTGTACTGGAAGCAAGTCTTAGATATCCTGATGTGATAATTTTAGGTAACCTTCACGGTGCTGGGTGGTCGCTTAAGCTACTTCCCGCACTACAATCACTTGGGTGCGTAGCAATTGCATTTTTGCACGACTTTTATTTAATAACGGGTCGATGTGCCTACCCTGGGGAGTGCCATCGCTACGAAATTGGTTGTAATGACAGCTGCCCTACCTGGGATCAGTACCCGTCTCTTGCTCCAGACAAAATTTTTGATGAATGGGTTTTGCGTCGAGAAATATTTTGCGGTTCTCAGGGAGTTCCTTTAGCAGCCAATAGCCAGTGGACTCTCAAGATGGCACGACAAGCTCTGACAGGACTTCACTATGCTGATTGTGTTTACTATGGATTGGATGAGCAGCTGTTTAGAAAAATAGATAAGTCATTAGCTCGTCAGTTACTAGGGATTCCCCAAGACTGCTTTGTTATTTTGGGTGGAGCAGTCAATATGAGTGACTATCGTAAAGGTGGACATATCTTTTGTGAAATAGTATCACAACTTCAACAGAAAGCACATTTTGTCGTTTTTGGTGCTGAATCTCATCAAATTAAAGGTGTCCAGGGAACGGGGCTATTGCGAGATTACCGAAAAATGGTCTTAGTTTACAGCGCTGCTGATATTTTTGTGGGAACTTCTTTGGAAGAAGCATTTGGTCAAACTTTCTGCGAAGCCGCAGCCTGCTCCTTACCTGTAGTGGCCTTCAATATTGGGGGCATACCTGAAATAGCACGGCATGATGTCAATGCACGATTAGCAAATGAGATTAGCGCCCAAGCATTGCTTAATGAAATTGATTTTTTTATGAAAAGTCCAGCTAAATGCCAAGAATTCGGTAGGGCAGGAAGAGCGATAGTAGAACAAGAGTTTACGCTTAAAGCTCAGGGTGAGCGTTGGATAGATTACCTGAAACGTGTAGTACAATTTGAGAAAACTGATGTATTAGGCGTTGCCGCAAAAGAACCCAGCAAGCAAGGAATCTTTTGCTAA